Part of the Gemmatimonadota bacterium genome is shown below.
GACCCGTCGGCGGGCTCGATCAGGCGGGCGTCCGCCAGCTCGCGGATGGAGCCGTAGAGCGTGGCCGGGTAGAGCGGCACCCGCCCCTCCGTCCGTTCCTCCACGTGGCGCCGCAGCGCCTTCCCGTGGGCCGGGCCGATCTCACGGAGGGCCAGGAGCAGGTGGAACCAGGCGGGCTTGAGAGGCAGCAGGTCCATCGGGTCGGGTGGGGTCACGGCTGGGGCCTTACCGGTATGGAATTGATATCGATATGGAACCATACTGGTTTGGGGGCGGGAAGTTTCAGGGGGCG
Proteins encoded:
- a CDS encoding helix-turn-helix transcriptional regulator, with the protein product MDLLPLKPAWFHLLLALREIGPAHGKALRRHVEERTEGRVPLYPATLYGSIRELADARLIEPADGSDGDEDQRRQDYRLTRAGSRVLDAEADRLASLVDAVRAARGPGYA